Proteins from one Clostridia bacterium genomic window:
- the iolD gene encoding 3D-(3,5/4)-trihydroxycyclohexane-1,2-dione acylhydrolase (decyclizing) translates to MKTIRLTMAQALLKFLDNQYVEVDGKENKFVKGVFGIFGHGCVTGLGQALEQGGHELVYYQGHNEQGMVHVATAYAKQKNRKEIFACTSSIGPGALNMVTAAATATVNRIPVLLLPGDTFACRQPDPVLQQVEQPTSHTITANDAFRAVSKYWDRIERPEQLMTAAINAMRVLTDPAETGAVTLCMPQDVEAEAYDYPVEFFNKRVHHIERRLITIGELKRAVDLIRKKRRPIIICGGGVAYSEAHEELERFAEAFNIPFGETQAGKGLISWNHRLNLGGIGVTGGLAANIMAKDADLVIGIGTRFSDFTTASKSAFKNPNVEFMAINVSSFDAMKLDALTVVADAKEALKAIREALEAIEYKTGYENEKIAEVKDEWDKEVDRLYSVELEVGLSQTRVLGELNKLLDEDAIVVGSSGSLPGCLQRLWRSTKPKTYNMEYGFSCMGYEVAGSLGVKLAEPDREVYSMVGDGSYLMLHSELFTSIQEGRKINVLLFDNYGFQCIKNLQISQGTDQFGNEFRYRDKETGRLTGDIVPVDFAANARSYGAKTYTATNINELRYALEEVKKSAVSTLIDIKVLPGTMSGGYESWWRVGVAEVSTSEKVKAAYEEMEKQIEIARKY, encoded by the coding sequence ATGAAAACGATTAGATTGACCATGGCGCAAGCTTTATTGAAGTTCCTCGACAATCAATATGTGGAGGTAGACGGGAAAGAAAATAAATTTGTAAAAGGTGTTTTCGGGATATTCGGTCATGGCTGTGTTACGGGGCTTGGTCAGGCTTTGGAACAGGGAGGCCATGAGCTGGTGTATTATCAGGGCCATAATGAGCAGGGCATGGTGCATGTTGCAACAGCATATGCAAAGCAGAAGAACAGGAAAGAGATATTCGCCTGCACATCATCCATTGGTCCTGGCGCACTAAATATGGTGACAGCAGCTGCCACAGCCACCGTCAACAGAATACCGGTACTGCTGCTTCCCGGTGATACTTTTGCCTGCAGGCAGCCGGATCCCGTGCTTCAGCAGGTGGAGCAGCCAACAAGCCATACTATAACCGCAAATGATGCATTTAGAGCAGTCAGCAAATACTGGGATAGAATTGAAAGGCCTGAGCAGTTAATGACTGCTGCTATCAATGCTATGAGAGTGCTTACAGATCCTGCCGAAACAGGTGCTGTTACCCTTTGCATGCCTCAAGATGTGGAAGCGGAGGCTTATGATTACCCGGTAGAATTCTTTAATAAGAGAGTGCATCACATTGAAAGAAGACTTATAACAATTGGAGAGCTAAAACGAGCTGTTGATTTGATAAGAAAAAAGAGAAGGCCGATTATTATATGCGGCGGTGGAGTAGCGTATTCAGAGGCTCATGAAGAGCTCGAGAGATTTGCAGAAGCTTTCAACATACCTTTTGGAGAAACTCAGGCAGGTAAGGGCTTGATATCTTGGAACCACAGGCTCAACCTGGGAGGAATAGGCGTTACAGGGGGTCTTGCTGCAAATATAATGGCAAAGGATGCAGATTTAGTAATTGGTATAGGAACCAGGTTCTCGGATTTTACGACTGCATCAAAATCGGCTTTTAAGAATCCGAATGTTGAGTTTATGGCAATAAACGTAAGCAGCTTTGATGCAATGAAGCTGGATGCTTTGACCGTGGTAGCGGATGCCAAGGAAGCCTTGAAAGCCATTAGAGAGGCATTGGAGGCAATAGAATACAAGACTGGTTATGAGAACGAAAAGATAGCTGAAGTAAAAGATGAATGGGATAAGGAAGTTGACAGGCTTTATTCTGTTGAGCTGGAGGTTGGACTTTCACAGACCCGTGTTCTTGGAGAACTGAACAAGCTCTTGGATGAGGATGCGATTGTAGTGGGATCTTCAGGAAGCCTTCCGGGATGCCTTCAGCGCTTGTGGCGTTCAACCAAGCCTAAGACCTATAATATGGAATACGGATTTTCCTGTATGGGTTACGAAGTAGCAGGATCCTTGGGTGTAAAGCTGGCTGAGCCTGATAGGGAAGTGTATTCAATGGTTGGTGATGGCAGTTACCTGATGCTGCACTCTGAGCTTTTCACCAGTATACAGGAAGGTCGCAAGATAAATGTGCTGTTATTTGACAACTATGGATTCCAATGCATTAAGAATCTTCAGATCTCACAGGGAACTGACCAATTTGGAAATGAGTTCCGCTATCGCGATAAGGAGACAGGGCGGTTGACAGGGGATATTGTACCTGTGGACTTTGCTGCCAACGCAAGGAGCTACGGAGCCAAAACATATACGGCAACAAACATAAATGAGCTGCGGTATGCATTGGAAGAAGTAAAAAAATCTGCAGTTTCAACCCTTATAGATATAAAAGTTCTGCCCGGAACAATGTCAGGGGGTTACGAATCCTGGTGGCGCGTTGGTGTAGCTGAGGTATCAACCAGCGAAAAAGTTAAAGCCGCGTATGAAGAAATGGAAAAGCAAATAGAGATAGCAAGAAAATATTAA
- a CDS encoding sugar phosphate isomerase/epimerase: MKVCFNQATTMKNSTLEKDLELCEKHGYELIEIRLDKLRDYLKTHSIEELAAFFEKSRIKPYAFNALEFITFRDEAGYRQIKEDLVFLCQVGEKIKCKKIVVVPTFDVGQYTKTQIKDESVRSLKELADIASKYSVKLAYEFVGYPSCSVNTLSQTYEIVKAVDREDVGLVLDCFHFHAMNSRIEDLEKVDSKKIFIFHIDDSEDLPVGALRDNNRLWPGEGAIDLNSILKTLKSIGYSEMVSVELFRPEYWDWDIERTIKVGKEKTEEAVGRYFEIE, encoded by the coding sequence ATGAAGGTATGCTTTAATCAAGCTACAACTATGAAAAACTCTACGTTAGAGAAGGATTTGGAGCTGTGCGAAAAGCATGGCTATGAACTGATAGAAATCAGGCTGGATAAATTAAGGGATTACCTGAAGACACATAGCATAGAAGAGCTGGCCGCATTCTTTGAAAAGAGCAGAATAAAGCCCTATGCGTTCAATGCTCTCGAGTTCATAACCTTCAGGGATGAAGCGGGCTATAGGCAGATAAAGGAAGACTTGGTATTTCTCTGCCAGGTGGGAGAAAAGATAAAATGCAAGAAGATTGTTGTAGTGCCAACCTTTGATGTAGGGCAATACACTAAGACTCAGATAAAGGACGAATCTGTAAGGTCTCTTAAGGAGCTTGCCGACATTGCTTCAAAGTACAGTGTAAAACTTGCTTATGAATTTGTTGGCTATCCAAGCTGTTCTGTAAATACATTAAGTCAGACCTATGAGATAGTAAAAGCCGTAGACAGGGAAGATGTCGGATTGGTATTGGACTGCTTCCACTTCCATGCGATGAACTCAAGAATTGAGGACTTGGAAAAGGTAGACTCCAAAAAAATATTCATATTCCATATAGATGACTCTGAGGATTTACCCGTAGGAGCGCTGAGAGACAACAATAGACTGTGGCCGGGGGAAGGCGCTATAGACCTAAACTCTATTCTTAAAACTCTAAAGTCCATAGGCTATAGTGAAATGGTCTCGGTGGAGCTATTCCGACCGGAATATTGGGATTGGGACATAGAACGAACCATTAAGGTCGGCAAGGAGAAGACTGAAGAGGCAGTTGGCAGGTATTTTGAAATAGAGTAA
- a CDS encoding malic enzyme-like NAD(P)-binding protein has product MDIKKESLKLHQEWKGKIEVASRVPVNNKQDLSLAYTPGVAEACLEIQKDVNLSYELTRRWNLVAVVTDGTAVLGLGDIGAEAGMPVMEGKCVLFKTFGDVDAFPLCIRSKDTDEIVNTVKLLAGSFGGVNLEDISAPRCFEIERRLKAECDIPIFHDDQHGTAVVVLAAMLNALKVVGKDISKIEVVVNGSGAAGIAVTKLLMSMGLKKVTLCDTKGAIYEGRENLNAEKELMARISNLEKKKGTLRDVLTGADVFIGVSAAGVLTQDMVASMAKDPIIFAMANPLPEIMPDLAKQAGAKVIGTGRSDFPNQINNVLAFPGIFRGALDVRAKDINDHMKIAAAKALASLVSNEELTQDYILPLPFDPRVGKAVAEAVAKAAREIGMARI; this is encoded by the coding sequence ATGGATATTAAGAAAGAGTCCTTGAAGCTTCATCAGGAATGGAAGGGGAAAATAGAGGTTGCAAGCAGAGTTCCTGTCAATAATAAGCAGGATCTGTCCCTTGCATATACTCCCGGTGTTGCTGAGGCATGTCTGGAGATACAAAAGGATGTAAATCTCTCCTACGAGCTTACAAGGAGATGGAATCTTGTAGCTGTTGTTACAGATGGTACTGCGGTTCTTGGACTTGGGGACATTGGAGCAGAAGCGGGTATGCCGGTTATGGAGGGTAAATGTGTACTCTTCAAGACCTTTGGAGATGTGGATGCGTTTCCCCTTTGCATTAGGTCGAAGGACACTGATGAAATTGTCAATACAGTAAAGCTTCTTGCGGGAAGCTTCGGAGGGGTAAACCTCGAAGATATATCTGCGCCCAGATGCTTTGAAATTGAAAGAAGACTTAAGGCGGAATGCGACATTCCAATTTTCCACGATGACCAGCATGGGACAGCAGTTGTAGTACTTGCTGCAATGCTTAATGCTCTAAAGGTCGTTGGTAAGGATATTAGTAAAATAGAAGTGGTGGTAAATGGCTCGGGTGCCGCAGGCATAGCTGTTACCAAGCTTCTTATGAGCATGGGTCTTAAAAAGGTAACACTGTGTGACACAAAGGGAGCAATATATGAAGGCAGAGAAAATCTTAACGCTGAGAAGGAGCTTATGGCGAGGATATCCAACCTTGAGAAGAAAAAGGGAACACTAAGGGATGTCTTGACCGGTGCTGATGTATTTATAGGAGTATCGGCCGCCGGAGTATTAACCCAGGACATGGTTGCGTCCATGGCTAAGGACCCTATCATATTTGCCATGGCAAATCCTTTACCTGAGATTATGCCGGATTTGGCGAAGCAAGCAGGGGCCAAGGTTATAGGTACCGGACGTTCAGATTTTCCAAACCAGATTAATAATGTGCTTGCTTTCCCGGGAATTTTCAGGGGTGCACTTGATGTAAGAGCCAAGGATATAAATGACCATATGAAGATTGCTGCAGCCAAGGCACTGGCATCTCTTGTAAGTAATGAAGAACTGACACAGGATTATATACTCCCGCTGCCTTTTGATCCAAGAGTTGGCAAGGCAGTAGCAGAGGCGGTTGCGAAAGCTGCCAGGGAAATCGGGATGGCAAGAATCTAA
- a CDS encoding sugar ABC transporter substrate-binding protein: MKKLLATTLVLVMCVSLFSGCAPAAPAASAPAEAPKPAEKIIIGVTMSDFNDKWLSYMLDAMQAYSKNVIDVEVIYVDGKADVNKQLGQVETFIAQGCKAIVVNPVNTDATEPMTKAAKEAGIPLISVNRLFKNQSEATSYVGSESIKAGIIEMEYLAEKMGGKGNVAILVGDPGNEAAVKRTEGFKEVIKKYPDIKIVAEQIGMWQRDKGMTIMENWLQSDLKIDAVASNNDEMAIGALKAIEAAGKLGTILVGGIDATPDALEYMKAGKLNVTVFQDASGQGEGAIKTAIAAAKGEKVEPIVWIPFELVKPEEVDKFIAKWK; encoded by the coding sequence ATGAAAAAACTATTGGCAACGACATTAGTATTGGTAATGTGCGTGTCCCTGTTTTCCGGATGTGCTCCGGCAGCTCCCGCAGCTTCAGCACCAGCAGAAGCACCCAAACCAGCAGAAAAAATAATAATAGGTGTAACAATGTCTGACTTCAATGACAAGTGGCTATCCTACATGCTGGACGCAATGCAGGCATATTCAAAGAATGTTATAGACGTAGAAGTAATATATGTTGACGGCAAAGCTGATGTCAACAAGCAGCTTGGGCAGGTAGAAACTTTCATAGCTCAAGGTTGCAAAGCAATAGTAGTTAATCCTGTTAATACAGACGCAACAGAGCCAATGACCAAAGCCGCAAAGGAAGCAGGAATTCCTCTCATAAGCGTCAACAGATTGTTCAAGAACCAGTCGGAAGCTACTTCCTATGTCGGTTCCGAATCAATCAAGGCGGGTATCATAGAAATGGAATACCTGGCAGAGAAAATGGGTGGCAAGGGGAATGTTGCTATACTCGTTGGTGACCCTGGAAATGAAGCAGCAGTAAAGAGGACAGAAGGCTTCAAAGAAGTTATAAAGAAATACCCCGATATCAAGATAGTAGCAGAACAGATAGGTATGTGGCAGAGAGACAAGGGTATGACTATAATGGAAAACTGGCTTCAGTCTGACCTGAAGATTGATGCAGTTGCTTCCAATAACGACGAAATGGCTATAGGAGCATTAAAGGCAATAGAAGCCGCCGGCAAGCTTGGAACAATTCTTGTTGGTGGAATTGACGCTACTCCTGACGCTCTTGAATACATGAAGGCCGGCAAGCTTAATGTAACAGTATTCCAGGATGCATCAGGCCAGGGTGAAGGTGCAATAAAGACAGCTATTGCAGCAGCAAAGGGTGAAAAGGTTGAACCTATCGTTTGGATTCCTTTTGAGCTTGTTAAACCAGAAGAAGTTGACAAGTTTATTGCTAAGTGGAAATAA
- the iolG gene encoding inositol 2-dehydrogenase: MSKKIKIGIIGAGRIGKLHAENISYFIPEVEIKSIADIFADQIKDWAYGLGIKNVVKDYHEILSDPEISAVLICSSTNTHAQISIEAAEAGKHIFCEKPVDLSIDKIKRAIEAVEKAGVKFQVGFNRRFDHNFKKVRDLVLEGKVGEPHIIRITSRDPAPPPIEYVKVSGGIFLDMTIHDFDMARYLSGSEVEEVYVQAAALVDPAIGKAGDVDTAVVVLKFENGAIGVIDNSRKAAYGYDQRVEVFGSKGSAAASNDTPTNTILSTEEGVQGDKPLYFFLERYKESFIAEMRDFFSAILNDKDTPVTAIDGLKPVIIGLAAKKSLAEGRPVKTSEITA; this comes from the coding sequence ATGAGCAAGAAGATTAAGATTGGTATCATCGGTGCAGGAAGAATAGGAAAACTTCATGCCGAAAACATTTCATACTTTATTCCGGAAGTAGAGATAAAATCAATAGCGGATATTTTTGCAGACCAAATCAAAGATTGGGCTTATGGACTGGGAATAAAAAATGTGGTAAAGGACTATCATGAAATTTTAAGTGATCCAGAAATCAGCGCTGTACTTATATGTTCCTCTACCAATACTCATGCTCAAATTTCCATTGAAGCAGCTGAGGCTGGGAAGCACATATTCTGTGAAAAGCCGGTAGATTTAAGCATAGACAAAATAAAAAGGGCAATTGAAGCTGTAGAAAAAGCAGGTGTAAAATTTCAGGTAGGCTTCAACAGGAGATTCGATCATAACTTCAAGAAGGTCAGGGATCTTGTGCTGGAAGGTAAAGTAGGAGAGCCCCATATAATCAGAATCACATCAAGAGACCCTGCTCCTCCACCAATTGAGTACGTAAAGGTATCAGGTGGGATATTCCTTGATATGACTATACATGATTTTGATATGGCAAGATATCTTTCAGGCAGCGAGGTCGAAGAGGTTTATGTTCAGGCAGCAGCGCTGGTAGATCCGGCTATCGGAAAAGCGGGAGATGTTGATACAGCAGTAGTTGTTTTAAAGTTCGAGAATGGTGCCATAGGAGTAATTGATAACAGCAGAAAAGCTGCTTACGGCTATGACCAAAGAGTGGAAGTGTTCGGCTCGAAAGGAAGCGCGGCGGCATCCAATGATACCCCTACCAATACAATTCTGAGTACTGAAGAAGGAGTGCAAGGAGATAAGCCACTGTATTTCTTCCTGGAAAGATACAAGGAGTCCTTTATAGCTGAAATGAGAGATTTCTTTAGTGCTATATTAAATGACAAAGATACTCCTGTTACGGCTATAGATGGCTTGAAGCCGGTAATCATAGGCCTTGCAGCAAAGAAATCCCTTGCTGAAGGCAGACCTGTTAAAACCAGCGAGATAACGGCTTAA
- the iolE gene encoding myo-inosose-2 dehydratase gives MLDKNKVMLGIAPIAWTNDDIPELGGENTFEQCISEMALSGFTGSEIGNKYPRDTKVLKKALELRGIRICNAWFSAFLTTKPQDETVAEFIKHRDFLYEMGAGVIGVAEQGHSIQGKTDLPVFDNKPAFTDEEWKRLAGGLEVFGRLAAEKGMIVAYHHHMGTGVQTLEEIDRLMSTTDPNLVHLLFDSGHLAFSGENPEKVLKKYINRVKHVHLKDIREDVLDKVKREKMSFLQGVREGVFTVPGDGMIDFVPLFKLLQDNNYSGWMVVEAEQDPAKANPFEYAVKARNYIREKTGL, from the coding sequence ATGCTTGATAAAAATAAGGTTATGCTGGGTATTGCCCCAATAGCATGGACTAATGACGATATACCGGAGTTGGGGGGAGAGAATACCTTTGAGCAGTGTATTAGTGAAATGGCTCTTTCTGGCTTTACAGGCAGTGAGATAGGCAATAAATATCCAAGAGATACTAAAGTTCTAAAAAAGGCTTTGGAACTAAGAGGAATACGTATTTGCAATGCGTGGTTCAGTGCTTTTCTTACAACAAAGCCCCAGGATGAAACTGTAGCTGAATTCATTAAGCATAGGGACTTTCTGTATGAGATGGGCGCAGGAGTCATAGGAGTTGCGGAGCAGGGACACAGCATTCAGGGGAAGACTGATTTGCCCGTTTTCGACAATAAGCCTGCATTTACTGATGAAGAATGGAAACGTCTTGCAGGAGGACTAGAAGTATTTGGACGTTTAGCTGCGGAAAAAGGGATGATAGTTGCGTATCATCACCATATGGGTACGGGTGTGCAGACTCTTGAAGAAATTGATCGTCTGATGTCCACAACAGATCCTAACCTCGTGCACCTGCTCTTTGACTCGGGACATCTCGCCTTCTCGGGGGAGAATCCAGAGAAAGTGCTAAAGAAGTATATTAACAGAGTTAAACATGTACATTTGAAGGATATAAGAGAGGATGTACTGGATAAGGTTAAAAGGGAAAAGATGAGCTTCCTTCAGGGAGTCAGAGAAGGAGTTTTCACGGTTCCGGGGGATGGGATGATAGATTTCGTACCGTTGTTCAAGCTGCTGCAGGATAACAATTACAGTGGCTGGATGGTGGTAGAGGCTGAGCAGGACCCGGCAAAAGCCAATCCTTTTGAATATGCAGTGAAAGCAAGAAATTATATAAGAGAAAAAACGGGTCTTTAG
- a CDS encoding 5-deoxy-glucuronate isomerase, with protein sequence MRIRQDKHFDFGYNSITEMKGKHSDVLMDFGILRLAKGQIETDFEEKERAYLLIRGEVVFEWQGNKERALRKSCFDESPWCLHVPAGIVVKITGLGEDSELAVQKTDNERAFAAKFYMSSDCRSEERGKGTMKETSTRTVRTIFDYSNADYSNLVLGEVIDHPGRWSSYPPHHHPQPEIYYYKFYPENGFGYAEVGEEVLKVQNNDTVKIGEGMTHPQATAPGYAMYYLWVIRHLDRNPYIEPVFLEEHLWVTKPDARIWPDK encoded by the coding sequence ATGAGAATCAGACAGGATAAGCACTTTGACTTCGGCTATAACAGCATTACTGAGATGAAGGGCAAACACAGTGATGTGCTTATGGATTTCGGAATCCTTCGGCTTGCAAAGGGCCAGATTGAAACTGATTTCGAAGAAAAAGAAAGAGCATACTTGCTTATTAGAGGAGAGGTAGTATTTGAATGGCAGGGGAATAAAGAGAGAGCTTTAAGAAAATCCTGCTTTGATGAAAGTCCATGGTGCCTTCATGTACCTGCAGGGATAGTGGTTAAAATCACCGGATTGGGTGAGGATTCTGAGCTTGCAGTACAAAAGACTGATAATGAAAGAGCTTTTGCTGCTAAATTCTATATGTCTTCAGATTGTAGAAGTGAGGAACGGGGCAAGGGGACAATGAAGGAAACCTCCACCAGGACAGTAAGGACTATTTTTGATTACAGCAATGCGGATTATTCAAACCTTGTACTCGGAGAAGTGATAGACCATCCGGGAAGATGGTCAAGTTACCCGCCTCATCACCATCCGCAGCCGGAGATATATTACTATAAATTCTATCCGGAGAATGGTTTCGGATATGCCGAGGTGGGAGAAGAAGTACTCAAGGTACAAAATAATGACACGGTAAAAATCGGGGAAGGCATGACTCACCCCCAGGCAACAGCTCCGGGATATGCCATGTACTATCTTTGGGTAATAAGGCATTTGGACCGCAACCCATACATTGAACCGGTATTTTTAGAGGAGCATTTATGGGTGACTAAGCCGGATGCAAGGATTTGGCCGGATAAGTAG
- a CDS encoding ABC transporter permease, which yields MDDKNIVPAKKQSLVKGNEGTKAFISDFIRKYGIFLIFIGMLILMSVLSPSFFKVRNLLNIVRQMSIIAIVAMGVTMVIITTGIDLASGSVIALVSVMTAKFAHPNTYPLIVPLLIGLAVGAGTGLVSGTIVAKGKIPPFIATLGMMTAARGVALLLSDGKPIGDFTKEFEFIGGGHILGIPVPIIILFLVAVISHILLNNTKFGSYVYAIGGNENSAVVSGVNVDKYKMLIYSYAGLLSAVAGIILTSRISSGQPGAGQGFELDAIASAVIGGTSLSGGIGTIPGTIIGALIIGVLNNGLDLLNVSAYWQQIVKGAIIVGAVLLDERKNRSK from the coding sequence ATGGATGATAAAAACATAGTTCCGGCTAAAAAACAAAGTCTAGTGAAGGGCAATGAAGGAACAAAGGCATTTATAAGTGATTTTATCCGAAAGTATGGTATTTTTCTTATCTTCATCGGGATGTTAATCTTAATGTCAGTATTGTCGCCTTCCTTTTTTAAGGTTAGAAACCTATTAAATATTGTAAGGCAGATGTCCATTATTGCTATTGTGGCTATGGGTGTCACAATGGTTATTATCACTACCGGGATAGACCTGGCATCTGGCTCGGTAATAGCGCTGGTCTCGGTTATGACAGCTAAATTCGCCCATCCAAATACATATCCGCTCATTGTACCATTACTGATAGGCTTGGCTGTTGGTGCAGGTACCGGTCTTGTGAGCGGAACAATTGTAGCAAAGGGGAAAATACCCCCATTTATTGCAACCCTGGGTATGATGACTGCTGCCAGAGGAGTTGCACTGCTATTGAGCGACGGCAAGCCCATTGGGGATTTTACCAAGGAGTTCGAGTTCATTGGCGGAGGCCACATCCTGGGGATACCGGTGCCAATAATAATATTATTTTTAGTAGCGGTAATATCTCATATACTTTTGAATAATACAAAGTTTGGGAGCTATGTATATGCAATAGGCGGAAATGAAAACTCAGCAGTTGTATCCGGTGTCAATGTCGATAAATATAAAATGCTTATATACTCATATGCAGGACTGTTGTCTGCAGTTGCCGGTATAATTCTGACCTCAAGAATCAGCTCGGGACAGCCGGGTGCGGGACAGGGTTTTGAGCTTGATGCTATTGCATCTGCGGTAATAGGGGGAACCAGTTTATCAGGAGGTATCGGGACCATTCCCGGTACGATCATTGGTGCTCTTATAATCGGTGTCCTGAATAACGGACTTGACCTTTTGAATGTGTCTGCATATTGGCAGCAGATAGTAAAGGGAGCGATTATAGTAGGAGCTGTATTGCTTGATGAAAGAAAGAACAGATCAAAATAA
- a CDS encoding sugar ABC transporter ATP-binding protein has product MEKEYILEMANISKAFPGVQALDDVQFKVEKGSVHALMGENGAGKSTLMKILIGIYHPDNGSIKFKGNIIELQNTHDALTRGISMIHQELTSVPYMTVAENIFLGREPSYGKTGLVKKRQMCKDTLELLQKLDIKINPKAKMCKLSIANMQMVEIAKAISYNSDLIIMDEPTSAITEKEVEHLFKIIKTLKEKGVSVIYITHKMDEVFRIADDISVFRDGKYIGTEASRNMTKDKLIEMMVGRELKNIFDKQETEINEVVLSVKKLTREGEFRDISFELHKGEILGIAGLMGAGRTEVMECLFGVRRATSGEVHINGKAVKIKSPRDAISHKMALLTEDRKKNGLFLVLPVRSNIIVSSIDEYLKGILLKKKEINTVCDSEKGRLDIKTPSMDQKIKFLSGGNQQKVLISRWLLTHPDILILDEPTRGIDVGAKSEIHKLMSNLAAQGKAIIMISSELPEILGMSDRILVMHEGNQVGILNREEATQEKILEYATGLVG; this is encoded by the coding sequence ATGGAAAAAGAATATATTTTGGAAATGGCGAATATATCAAAAGCGTTCCCGGGGGTTCAAGCTTTAGATGATGTGCAGTTCAAGGTGGAAAAAGGTTCTGTACATGCATTGATGGGCGAAAACGGCGCGGGCAAGTCAACCCTTATGAAAATTCTTATAGGTATCTACCATCCTGACAATGGCAGCATCAAGTTCAAGGGAAACATCATTGAGCTTCAGAATACCCATGATGCTTTAACCAGAGGCATTTCAATGATACATCAGGAATTAACCTCTGTACCTTATATGACAGTGGCAGAAAATATTTTTTTAGGCAGGGAGCCCAGCTACGGGAAAACCGGTCTGGTAAAGAAACGCCAGATGTGCAAGGATACCCTTGAATTGCTGCAGAAGCTGGATATAAAGATAAATCCCAAGGCTAAAATGTGCAAGCTAAGTATTGCCAATATGCAGATGGTGGAAATAGCAAAAGCGATTTCATATAACTCGGATTTGATAATAATGGACGAACCTACTTCCGCTATCACTGAAAAGGAAGTAGAGCATCTGTTTAAAATAATCAAAACTCTAAAGGAAAAGGGTGTTTCGGTAATCTATATAACTCACAAAATGGATGAAGTGTTTAGGATTGCAGATGATATTTCTGTTTTTAGAGACGGCAAATATATAGGAACAGAAGCATCCAGGAATATGACGAAGGATAAGCTTATAGAAATGATGGTGGGCAGGGAGCTTAAGAATATATTTGATAAACAGGAGACTGAAATAAATGAAGTGGTTTTATCTGTTAAAAAGCTTACCAGAGAAGGCGAGTTCAGAGATATCAGCTTTGAACTTCACAAGGGCGAGATTTTAGGAATTGCAGGGCTTATGGGTGCAGGCAGGACAGAGGTGATGGAATGCCTCTTCGGAGTTAGAAGAGCAACCTCGGGAGAAGTCCACATAAATGGCAAAGCAGTAAAGATTAAATCGCCCAGAGATGCAATCAGCCATAAGATGGCGCTGCTTACTGAGGATAGAAAGAAAAACGGCTTATTCCTCGTATTGCCTGTTAGAAGCAATATAATAGTTTCAAGCATTGATGAATATTTGAAGGGCATTTTGCTAAAGAAGAAAGAAATCAATACAGTATGTGATAGCGAAAAAGGCCGATTGGATATAAAGACACCGAGCATGGATCAAAAAATTAAGTTTTTGAGTGGAGGAAATCAGCAGAAGGTTCTCATTTCAAGGTGGCTGTTGACCCATCCCGACATATTGATTCTGGATGAGCCGACCAGAGGAATTGATGTAGGGGCCAAGTCAGAGATTCATAAGCTGATGTCAAACCTGGCGGCTCAGGGAAAAGCAATAATAATGATTTCTTCAGAACTTCCTGAAATCTTGGGGATGAGCGATAGGATACTTGTCATGCACGAAGGTAATCAGGTTGGGATATTGAATAGAGAGGAAGCCACCCAGGAAAAGATTCTCGAATATGCAACCGGTCTGGTGGGCTGA